The Prevotella fusca JCM 17724 genome includes a window with the following:
- a CDS encoding immunity protein Tsi6 family protein has translation MYKRLSRNATRSYYRSVINRAIEETKELMEMSPQIVMYRSIYNQLLDLRTKVVENHVVISKSELFGRYSLGTIAVKNFDEEHDEYAQRLCDSYSGALDYDRMPEE, from the coding sequence ATGTACAAAAGATTAAGCAGAAACGCCACAAGAAGCTATTACCGAAGTGTCATAAACCGGGCGATTGAAGAGACTAAGGAGTTGATGGAAATGTCGCCGCAGATAGTGATGTACCGGTCCATATACAATCAGTTGCTTGACTTGAGGACGAAGGTGGTGGAGAATCATGTCGTCATATCAAAGTCAGAGCTCTTTGGCAGGTACTCCCTCGGGACAATAGCCGTGAAGAACTTTGACGAAGAGCATGACGAATATGCCCAAAGACTATGTGACAGTTATTCCGGGGCACTCGATTATGACCGTATGCCGGAAGAGTAA
- a CDS encoding coiled-coil domain-containing protein, with amino-acid sequence MRHLKSLLFAITMLLATPVLFTACQEDAPEINYTMNVSVTNDFSKVVKAINDGFLKNEQAVASLTKAIDEMNTTQEKKMQAIVEVLTSVQSTLEAKLAAIEGAIRAQTLSVEEKLKLLTTAVSSLPDYSSQLAAIKTAINNLPDYSDNLSAIEAAISTMPDYSSKFNAVVDALGALKDKVDQVGTEQGKVSEEIAKTTEAIDKLVAAVNSGNTDAAKALADIVKQLEELKGKIGSGGGSGGGSGGGSGGSDEEDSATFGSIVESIDRMNSKSFELHNGTFYFRTDEGRYGMAKVYSIRKWGSLGHAKDRTQFVIKYVVFNTNGKVHRRGDMVFETHYGAPAGGVKRDLDFDTGLLGGFGVDFHVKVEEKMFFDGDFTYYKVNKAKFDPKNKARAVVFLKKPDE; translated from the coding sequence ATGAGACATCTTAAATCACTCCTGTTCGCCATCACCATGCTGCTGGCAACACCTGTGCTCTTCACTGCGTGCCAGGAAGATGCACCTGAAATTAATTACACAATGAACGTGTCGGTGACCAACGACTTCTCGAAGGTCGTGAAGGCTATCAACGACGGCTTCCTGAAGAACGAACAGGCTGTTGCGAGCCTTACCAAGGCCATCGACGAGATGAATACTACACAGGAAAAGAAGATGCAGGCAATTGTAGAGGTGCTGACCTCTGTGCAGTCTACGCTTGAAGCAAAACTTGCTGCAATAGAGGGAGCTATACGGGCGCAGACATTGTCAGTCGAAGAGAAGTTGAAACTCTTGACGACGGCTGTCAGCTCACTGCCTGACTATAGCTCGCAGCTCGCAGCAATCAAGACTGCCATCAACAATCTTCCTGACTACAGCGACAATCTCTCTGCCATTGAAGCAGCCATCAGCACCATGCCTGACTACAGCTCTAAGTTCAACGCTGTCGTTGATGCTCTCGGTGCACTGAAGGATAAGGTGGATCAGGTGGGTACAGAACAAGGCAAGGTCTCTGAAGAGATTGCCAAGACCACCGAAGCTATCGACAAACTTGTTGCAGCTGTGAACAGTGGCAATACTGACGCAGCCAAGGCTCTCGCAGACATCGTAAAGCAGCTCGAAGAACTGAAAGGTAAGATTGGTTCCGGCGGCGGTTCCGGTGGTGGTTCCGGTGGTGGATCTGGTGGTTCTGATGAAGAAGACAGTGCTACCTTTGGCAGTATAGTGGAATCTATTGATAGGATGAACTCAAAGTCATTCGAACTTCATAACGGTACATTCTACTTTAGAACGGACGAAGGAAGATACGGAATGGCTAAGGTGTACAGTATTAGAAAGTGGGGATCATTAGGTCATGCTAAAGATAGAACTCAATTTGTAATCAAATATGTTGTTTTTAATACAAATGGTAAGGTTCATAGGAGAGGTGATATGGTCTTTGAGACTCACTACGGAGCACCGGCTGGTGGAGTAAAGCGAGATTTGGACTTTGATACTGGTTTATTGGGAGGATTTGGCGTTGACTTCCATGTAAAAGTGGAAGAAAAGATGTTCTTTGATGGTGATTTCACTTATTATAAAGTAAATAAGGCAAAGTTTGATCCTAAGAACAAAGCACGGGCTGTGGTCTTTCTTAAGAAACCAGACGAATAA
- a CDS encoding tetratricopeptide repeat protein: MALLEQEKFDKVIAYGKQAFQELEKENYEMFLELGEKGWEQFPSPVENWNQAYNYAKSFFNNSLSHGDIEEAKKWINRLIENNNNLHLSDEETMHLMGKYCFEKGDYDDARKHWDMVVKAAGHRYFQDDKREYLDFYKNSQKDEEDETLPDSLFQTICQKLDKGDEAVAEERYEDAIAAYQSAIDILPEPKSDWDIYTTLVTSLGDTYYETGQYTIADSYYATALRDGNGIENPYVWYANGRNLIKMGETKAAQDSLMRAYMLDGDEIFTTDDDEFKVYINDFISKKEE; the protein is encoded by the coding sequence ATGGCATTATTAGAGCAAGAGAAGTTCGATAAAGTTATCGCCTATGGCAAGCAGGCTTTCCAGGAACTCGAGAAAGAGAACTATGAAATGTTCCTTGAGTTAGGGGAAAAAGGATGGGAGCAGTTCCCCTCACCTGTTGAGAACTGGAACCAAGCCTATAACTATGCTAAATCCTTCTTTAACAACTCTTTGAGTCATGGCGACATTGAAGAGGCAAAGAAGTGGATCAACAGACTTATCGAAAACAACAATAACCTTCACTTATCCGATGAGGAAACCATGCACCTGATGGGCAAGTACTGTTTTGAGAAAGGTGATTATGACGATGCAAGGAAACACTGGGACATGGTGGTAAAGGCTGCTGGTCACAGATATTTCCAGGACGACAAGCGTGAATACCTTGACTTCTACAAGAACTCCCAAAAGGATGAAGAGGATGAAACCCTGCCCGACTCCCTCTTTCAGACAATCTGCCAGAAACTTGACAAGGGCGACGAGGCTGTGGCTGAAGAAAGGTATGAGGATGCAATAGCTGCCTATCAGTCGGCGATAGACATTCTTCCAGAACCCAAATCAGACTGGGATATTTACACCACATTGGTTACATCCCTCGGTGACACCTATTATGAAACCGGGCAATATACGATTGCTGACAGCTACTATGCCACAGCCTTAAGGGATGGGAACGGGATAGAGAACCCTTACGTATGGTATGCCAACGGCAGGAACCTTATCAAGATGGGCGAAACAAAGGCGGCACAGGACTCCTTGATGCGTGCCTACATGCTGGATGGAGATGAAATCTTCACCACTGACGATGACGAGTTCAAGGTGTACATCAATGACTTTATTTCCAAGAAAGAGGAATAG
- a CDS encoding SMI1/KNR4 family protein produces the protein MEFNVLSTKTAVFNKIEDDFSFCFPEDYKSFLSKHNGVNMEDYLVKVKELDEDVMPNNLFSTDDALSRALTLAYWNREYEEDIPEHSLLIGDFQDGGFLLLMPEGENRGLYYYDHAYVFEQSDDDCNTYFLAETFSDFLNCMKTAR, from the coding sequence ATGGAATTCAATGTATTATCCACAAAAACAGCCGTCTTCAATAAAATAGAGGATGACTTCTCATTCTGTTTCCCCGAAGACTACAAGTCGTTCCTGTCCAAGCACAACGGGGTCAACATGGAGGACTATCTTGTCAAGGTGAAAGAACTGGACGAGGATGTCATGCCCAACAATCTGTTCAGCACGGATGATGCCTTGAGCAGGGCATTGACGCTTGCGTATTGGAACCGGGAGTATGAGGAGGACATACCTGAACATTCCCTGCTTATAGGCGACTTTCAGGACGGGGGCTTCCTGCTCCTGATGCCAGAGGGAGAGAACAGGGGGCTGTATTACTACGACCATGCGTACGTTTTTGAACAGTCGGATGATGACTGCAACACGTATTTCCTGGCAGAGACTTTCAGCGACTTCCTGAACTGCATGAAGACTGCCCGATAA
- a CDS encoding SMI1/KNR4 family protein, producing MNRFRNLEPLPSDDVMTERLEELKKAIGTDLLPSLRDFIQANNVCMSRLNHYKKKGIEFSIDYFLGFSSKKNYDIIHIIGVYEGRMPDELFPIAIVDGGDLLCMHKGTGNIYYWFHEEDDWGLEDNQKYPAQVGTDLNSFMESLTTSPQPTQEELRQVMKQGSVTITPLYVEYRNNERKAQGLPPLTFEEWDKLLNNR from the coding sequence ATGAACAGATTTCGTAATTTAGAGCCATTGCCGTCAGATGACGTGATGACGGAGAGGCTGGAGGAGCTGAAGAAAGCCATCGGAACAGACCTCCTTCCATCGTTAAGGGACTTCATACAGGCAAACAATGTCTGCATGTCACGGCTGAATCATTACAAGAAGAAGGGCATCGAGTTCTCAATTGATTACTTCTTAGGCTTTTCCTCAAAGAAAAACTACGACATAATCCACATTATCGGGGTGTATGAAGGGCGGATGCCTGACGAACTCTTCCCCATTGCTATCGTTGATGGCGGCGACCTGCTGTGCATGCACAAGGGCACGGGCAACATCTATTACTGGTTCCATGAAGAAGATGACTGGGGACTGGAGGACAACCAGAAGTACCCGGCTCAAGTGGGTACGGACCTGAACAGCTTTATGGAAAGCCTCACGACTTCGCCCCAGCCCACCCAGGAAGAGCTCCGGCAGGTGATGAAGCAGGGCAGTGTTACCATTACTCCTTTATATGTTGAGTATAGGAACAACGAACGGAAAGCACAGGGACTTCCACCTCTCACCTTTGAAGAATGGGACAAGTTACTTAATAACAGATAG
- a CDS encoding HEAT repeat domain-containing protein, with the protein MDYEGISSAYKKALETDSFKVHNDFLNVLLQDSSAEGMERHYAYFNETDNDDLKRILGKGFLKRGDGGLSFLLGKLGNEADSLVKSNIIHLIGLTYDKKHLPAIVPFLKDDDREVRCKAVIVCGWLGDAEAVDVLKAHYPSEEVGLLRGFTVSAMRQIYFRHSETKDEIVDFIRTCLPEETDEEALAIMIVVLQELTKVKYGLKENPCSGEVSGDVAKAKCKILNL; encoded by the coding sequence ATGGATTACGAAGGAATTTCATCGGCTTACAAGAAAGCCTTGGAAACTGACAGCTTTAAGGTGCACAATGACTTCCTGAATGTCCTGTTGCAGGACTCTTCGGCAGAAGGCATGGAACGTCACTATGCTTACTTTAACGAAACGGACAACGATGACTTGAAAAGAATCTTAGGAAAGGGGTTCTTGAAGAGGGGGGACGGGGGACTGTCGTTCCTGTTGGGGAAGCTGGGCAATGAGGCGGACAGCCTTGTCAAGTCCAACATCATCCACCTTATAGGACTGACGTATGACAAGAAACACCTGCCCGCCATCGTCCCTTTCCTTAAAGATGACGACCGGGAAGTGAGGTGCAAGGCTGTTATCGTATGCGGATGGCTGGGCGATGCGGAAGCGGTTGACGTCCTGAAAGCACATTACCCATCTGAGGAAGTCGGCCTCTTGAGGGGCTTCACGGTTTCTGCCATGCGTCAGATATACTTCAGACATTCGGAAACAAAAGACGAGATTGTGGATTTTATCCGTACCTGCCTGCCCGAGGAAACGGACGAAGAGGCTCTTGCCATTATGATAGTAGTCCTCCAGGAACTCACAAAGGTAAAGTATGGTCTCAAGGAAAATCCCTGCTCCGGCGAGGTATCGGGCGATGTGGCAAAGGCAAAGTGTAAGATTTTAAACCTATAG